A region from the Leguminivora glycinivorella isolate SPB_JAAS2020 chromosome 3, LegGlyc_1.1, whole genome shotgun sequence genome encodes:
- the LOC125242611 gene encoding skin secretory protein xP2-like encodes MKLMLVAASLVALLAFAHAEEAKKAEKEVAVTDNKEAATDDKKHEKRGLFDIGLGYGHGGLESGWDSGYGGLSHGHEEVHKTITVVKNVPVPYPVEKHIPYPVEKKVHVPVKVHVPEPYPVVKHVPYPVKEIVKVPVHVPAPYPVEKKVPYPVHVPVDRPVPVKVYVPQPYPVEKHIHVPVKVPVPAPYPVEKKVPYPVKVPVHVPAPYPVEKVVHVPYKVHVDRPYPVHVPKPVPYPVEKPVPYPVEKPVPYPVKVPVDRPYPVHVEKPVPYPVKVPVPAPYPVEKHIPYPVEKHVPFPVKVPVDRPYPVHIEKHVPVHIEKPVPYPVKVPVPVVVHGHGHEYGHHESY; translated from the exons ATGAAGCTCATG CTCGTGGCCGCCAGTCTGGTGGCTCTTCTGGCCTTCGCGCACGCGGAAGAGGCAAAGAAAGCAGAAAAAGAAGTGGCAGTGACCGACAACAAGGAGGCGGCGACCGACGACAAGAAACACGAGAAGCGAGGGCTCTTCGACATAGGGCTCGGCTACGGGCACGGCGGCCTCGAGAGCGGCTGGGACAGCGGCTACGGGGGACTCTCGCATGGACACGAGGAAGTACACAAGACGATCACCGTCGTCAAGAACGTACCGGTCCCATACCCCGTCGAGAAACACATCCCCTACCCAGTAGAAAAGAAAGTCCATGTCCCAGTCAAAGTACATGTCCCCGAACCTTACCCGGTCGTAAAACACGTCCCTTACCCAGTCAAGGAAATAGTCAAAGTACCCGTCCATGTCCCAGCGCCCTACCCCGTTGAGAAGAAGGTACCCTACCCCGTACATGTGCCCGTCGACAGGCCCGTCCCCGTCAAGGTGTACGTACCCCAACCCTACCCCGTAGAGAAGCACATCCATGTCCCCGTCAAGGTCCCCGTGCCAGCTCCCTACCCAGTTGAAAAGAAGGTCCCGTACCCAGTTAAGGTGCCCGTCCATGTGCCCGCCCCCTACCCAGTTGAAAAGGTCGTGCACGTCCCATACAAGGTGCACGTCGACAGGCCCTACCCCGTACATGTGCCCAAGCCCGTCCCCTACCCAGTCGAGAAGCCCGTCCCCTACCCCGTGGAGAAGCCCGTGCCCTACCCCGTGAAGGTCCCCGTCGACAGGCCCTACCCCGTCCATGTTGAGAAGCCCGTGCCTTACCCGGTCAAGGTGCCCGTGCCCGCGCCCTACCCCGTCGAGAAGCATATCCCGTACCCGGTGGAGAAGCACGTGCCCTTCCCCGTGAAGGTGCCCGTCGACAGGCCGTACCCCGTGCACATCGAGAAGCACGTCCCCGTGCACATTGAGAAACCGGTGCCTTACCCCGTAAAGGTCCCCGTCCCAGTTGTCGTTCATGGTCATGGTCACGAGTATGGACATCATGAGAGCTATTAG